One segment of Aquimarina sp. BL5 DNA contains the following:
- a CDS encoding serine hydrolase yields MQNIEKHEVQILYSQIDRDEHGKVIFTDYEFNVSDSIYFYPASSVKFPVALIALEKLKELNERGINIDRTTNFILQRDTLYTNIEKEISKIFAVSDNQAYNRLFEFLGQDYINQKLQSKNLKARIAHRLSAFHANNLKTQSILFKKSVEDNTIAYQQESIENNPHLKLSLQKILKGKGYIYNDTLIEKPKDFSEKNYLPLRSLHEMMKRIQFPNIYSKEKSFDISESDYEFVINAMKTLPSGAGYDKKEYYDGYVKFFMFGDTKEDIPEHIEIYNKVGYAYGYLTDCAYIKDTKSDIEFVLSATIHVNENGIFNDDHYEYDEIGIPFLAELGREIYTLEKLRNK; encoded by the coding sequence ATGCAAAATATTGAAAAACATGAAGTTCAGATTTTGTACAGTCAGATTGATCGAGATGAGCATGGAAAAGTGATTTTTACGGATTATGAATTCAACGTTTCTGACAGCATCTATTTTTATCCTGCAAGTTCTGTTAAATTCCCTGTCGCTCTAATCGCCCTGGAGAAATTAAAAGAATTAAACGAAAGAGGAATCAACATAGACAGAACGACTAATTTCATCCTACAGCGTGATACACTTTATACAAATATTGAGAAAGAAATTAGTAAGATTTTTGCAGTAAGTGATAACCAGGCATATAATCGACTATTCGAATTTCTTGGACAAGATTATATCAATCAAAAATTACAGTCTAAAAACCTTAAGGCTAGAATTGCACATCGGTTATCGGCCTTCCACGCCAATAATCTGAAAACACAATCAATTCTTTTTAAAAAAAGTGTTGAAGATAATACAATCGCATACCAACAAGAAAGTATAGAAAATAATCCTCACCTAAAATTATCGTTGCAAAAAATACTAAAAGGCAAAGGGTATATCTACAATGATACATTAATAGAAAAACCAAAAGATTTTTCTGAAAAAAATTATCTTCCATTGCGATCTTTACATGAGATGATGAAGCGGATTCAGTTCCCCAATATTTATAGTAAAGAAAAGAGTTTTGATATATCTGAGAGTGATTATGAATTTGTCATTAATGCTATGAAAACTTTACCAAGTGGAGCAGGATATGATAAAAAGGAGTACTACGATGGATATGTTAAGTTTTTTATGTTTGGCGACACCAAAGAAGATATTCCAGAACACATAGAAATCTACAATAAAGTTGGATATGCATATGGATATCTTACAGACTGTGCATATATTAAGGATACAAAAAGCGATATAGAGTTCGTACTATCCGCTACAATACATGTAAATGAAAATGGCATTTTTAATGATGATCACTATGAATACGATGAAATAGGAATTCCTTTTCTAGCAGAATTAGGAAGAGAAATCTATACATTAGAAAAGCTTCGAAATAAATAA
- a CDS encoding M28 family peptidase — protein MKTIFLSLLVAFPFINFAQDDIKKVTSTVAKSEIEGHIYFLASDELKGRQTGTPENKIAAQYLANMLRGYGVKPVTENKSYFQKVTLNSTSSFANASLKIGDFTTSKIVTIKKGNTSFSGALVFANYGLAEDYNTLDVKGKIVVTYSGTKDNSNLRFAFSKVQEKIVLAKEKGAVGIIEVNSIDDRTWSQLDHSFNGEKMSISGEEEPNNFTYLWINDQKEEISKFFEDKNEIKATVEVQGIKKSKVVSQNVVGMVEGTDPKLKDEFVIYSAHYDHVGIGKAIDNDSIYNGARDNAVGTVTVLSAAQNIAKYPTKRSALFILFTGEEKGLLGSKWYVNHPMIPLDQMVYCFNSDNGGYNDTSIATIVGLKRTTAAEDIKKAATPFGLKAIDDPAPEQGLFDRSDNVHFAAKGIPAPTFSMGFTAFDEEITKYYHQVTDNPDTLDYDYLLKFFQSYVLACRNIANNPETPFWVEGDKYYEAGKKLYNKNR, from the coding sequence ATGAAAACTATATTTTTATCATTACTAGTAGCTTTCCCATTCATCAATTTTGCGCAAGATGATATCAAAAAAGTAACATCCACTGTTGCCAAAAGCGAAATTGAAGGACATATTTATTTTTTAGCATCAGATGAGTTAAAAGGAAGACAAACGGGTACTCCCGAAAATAAAATAGCCGCTCAATATCTGGCCAATATGTTGCGTGGATATGGTGTTAAACCTGTTACAGAAAATAAAAGTTATTTTCAGAAAGTTACACTGAATAGTACCTCTTCATTCGCAAATGCTTCATTAAAAATAGGAGATTTCACTACTTCTAAAATAGTGACAATAAAAAAAGGAAATACTTCCTTTTCAGGAGCATTAGTATTTGCCAATTATGGTTTAGCCGAAGATTATAATACCTTAGATGTGAAAGGAAAAATAGTAGTTACGTATTCTGGAACAAAAGATAATAGCAATCTTAGATTTGCATTTTCTAAAGTCCAGGAAAAGATAGTACTAGCCAAAGAAAAAGGTGCAGTAGGGATTATAGAAGTTAATAGTATAGATGATAGAACCTGGTCACAACTAGATCATAGTTTTAATGGAGAAAAAATGAGCATTTCTGGAGAAGAAGAACCTAACAACTTCACTTATTTATGGATCAATGATCAGAAAGAAGAAATCAGTAAATTCTTTGAAGATAAAAATGAAATTAAGGCTACTGTCGAAGTTCAAGGTATTAAGAAAAGTAAAGTAGTATCACAAAATGTAGTTGGAATGGTGGAAGGCACGGATCCTAAACTAAAGGATGAGTTTGTTATTTATTCTGCTCATTATGATCATGTAGGCATAGGAAAAGCTATTGATAATGACTCTATTTATAACGGTGCAAGAGACAATGCTGTCGGAACGGTAACTGTATTATCTGCAGCACAAAACATTGCTAAATATCCTACTAAAAGATCAGCATTATTTATCCTATTCACCGGAGAAGAAAAAGGGTTGTTAGGTAGTAAATGGTATGTAAACCATCCTATGATCCCGTTAGACCAAATGGTATATTGTTTCAACAGCGATAATGGAGGATATAACGATACTAGTATAGCGACAATAGTAGGTCTGAAACGAACAACAGCAGCAGAAGATATTAAAAAAGCGGCAACACCTTTTGGGCTAAAAGCTATTGATGATCCGGCTCCAGAACAAGGTTTATTTGATCGATCAGACAATGTACATTTTGCTGCCAAAGGAATCCCTGCTCCAACGTTCAGTATGGGTTTTACAGCCTTTGACGAAGAAATAACCAAATACTATCATCAGGTTACTGATAATCCGGATACTTTAGATTATGATTATCTATTAAAATTCTTTCAATCCTATGTATTGGCTTGCAGAAATATTGCTAACAATCCTGAAACTCCTTTTTGGGTAGAAGGTGATAAATACTATGAGGCTGGTAAAAAATTATATAATAAAAATAGATAA
- a CDS encoding MBL fold metallo-hydrolase, which translates to MLKRFFLLTLISIGISGFSQKKLSLIYTGNMGVYISNEDSSVLIDGLHTKYGDDYLFPTTSLIHKIRKQLRPDAILFTHYHGDHFSASLANEYLASSKNSILCGSNQITKEIKTSKDRLFTIATTDYSKQTITIKDFKITGLKINHVGKRHTAVENIGYIVDLGEYRILHVGDTNWMEEINLFSQLGLINEHIDIAILPYWMLLENSASQQIKKHINPKQIIATHISPRIAQQELQEMKKKYPDIHFLTTLEQQIQL; encoded by the coding sequence ATGTTAAAAAGATTTTTCCTTTTAACGCTCATTTCTATAGGTATTTCTGGCTTTTCACAAAAGAAATTATCTTTAATCTATACAGGAAATATGGGTGTTTATATATCAAATGAAGATTCTTCTGTACTGATTGATGGCTTGCATACTAAATATGGTGACGATTATCTTTTTCCAACGACTTCTTTAATACATAAGATTCGTAAGCAATTACGACCAGATGCCATTTTATTTACCCACTATCATGGAGATCATTTCAGTGCATCCTTAGCCAATGAATATCTTGCATCTAGCAAAAATTCCATTTTGTGTGGATCCAATCAGATCACAAAAGAAATTAAAACTTCTAAGGATAGATTGTTTACCATAGCTACAACTGATTACAGCAAGCAGACGATTACAATTAAAGATTTTAAAATTACCGGACTAAAAATAAATCACGTTGGAAAAAGACATACCGCTGTAGAAAATATTGGGTACATCGTCGATTTGGGCGAGTACAGAATTCTACATGTTGGAGATACCAATTGGATGGAGGAAATCAATCTATTTAGTCAATTAGGTCTGATTAATGAGCATATTGATATTGCAATCCTACCATATTGGATGCTTTTAGAAAATAGCGCATCTCAACAAATTAAAAAGCATATCAATCCTAAGCAAATTATTGCAACACATATATCGCCAAGAATAGCACAACAAGAATTACAGGAGATGAAGAAAAAATATCCTGATATACATTTCTTAACAACACTAGAACAACAAATTCAATTATAA
- a CDS encoding cysteine hydrolase family protein encodes MTLTKKDNPALLLIDVQKGINSPGYYGTERNNPQAEKNIEALLKKWRTEALPIYHVKHCSSNPESPLAKGKPGNDFQDFIIPQPNEPVIEKDVNSAFIGTDLRTQLENAGIQNVVIVGLTTEHCVSTSTRMASNYGFNVFLMEDGVAAFDKIGANGKRYDAQIVHDIEIANLKDEFATVVQTEDMMRVFD; translated from the coding sequence ATGACATTGACCAAAAAAGACAATCCAGCACTCTTGCTAATAGATGTGCAAAAAGGCATCAACAGTCCTGGGTATTACGGTACCGAACGAAATAATCCACAAGCAGAAAAAAACATAGAGGCCTTACTAAAAAAATGGAGAACAGAAGCTTTACCAATCTATCACGTAAAACACTGCTCTTCTAATCCAGAATCACCATTAGCTAAAGGAAAACCCGGTAATGACTTCCAGGATTTTATTATACCGCAGCCTAATGAACCTGTGATCGAAAAAGATGTAAATAGTGCTTTTATCGGTACTGATCTGAGGACACAGTTAGAAAATGCTGGTATCCAAAATGTAGTGATTGTAGGACTCACCACTGAGCATTGTGTATCTACCAGCACTCGTATGGCTTCTAACTATGGATTTAATGTGTTTTTGATGGAAGATGGAGTCGCTGCTTTTGATAAAATCGGTGCCAATGGCAAACGATATGACGCGCAAATAGTTCATGATATAGAAATTGCCAATCTAAAAGATGAGTTTGCTACGGTTGTACAGACAGAAGATATGATGAGAGTTTTTGATTAA
- a CDS encoding DUF2490 domain-containing protein translates to MKKGIVLALILATITITNTKAQETGEDEWGAWYMYFGTNRITDKLSIHSEAQFRFYEVAGTFNQLLLRTGLNYHLTENAIATIGYGYINTDGTFADIPDEENSNEHRIFEQFILKNTVGKVKFEHRYRLEQRFISTQFDDFTEHRARYRLQLTYPFNDKWFLNVYDEVFINLQEPIFGQNRLYGAVGYNVQSNFSIQLGYLKNHFTGANFDRLQLGIIYNTDFRKSE, encoded by the coding sequence ATGAAAAAAGGCATTGTACTTGCATTAATACTAGCAACTATTACTATCACAAACACTAAAGCTCAAGAAACCGGAGAAGATGAATGGGGAGCTTGGTATATGTATTTTGGAACCAATCGAATAACAGATAAACTAAGTATTCATTCTGAAGCGCAGTTTAGATTCTATGAGGTGGCAGGTACGTTTAATCAATTATTACTGCGAACTGGTTTAAATTATCATCTTACAGAAAACGCAATTGCTACCATTGGATATGGATATATCAATACCGATGGAACTTTTGCGGATATCCCTGATGAAGAAAACAGTAATGAACACAGAATATTTGAGCAGTTTATTCTTAAGAACACCGTAGGAAAAGTAAAGTTCGAGCATCGATATCGATTAGAGCAACGTTTTATCAGCACTCAGTTTGATGATTTTACAGAGCATCGCGCACGATATCGATTGCAACTCACCTACCCTTTTAATGACAAATGGTTCCTGAATGTGTATGACGAAGTTTTTATCAATCTACAAGAACCTATTTTTGGTCAGAATCGATTGTATGGAGCCGTTGGATATAATGTACAATCTAATTTTAGTATTCAATTAGGGTATCTGAAAAATCATTTTACAGGAGCGAATTTTGACCGATTACAGTTAGGTATTATCTATAATACCGACTTTAGGAAAAGTGAATAA
- a CDS encoding alpha/beta fold hydrolase, producing MKKLIILGLGVLLLHSCKKEKKEEVAKAVTIEEYSIEQFMDNENAFANGFSNDKSKVLMTSNRSGIYNMYTTSVKGGELIPVTKSDSSSVFGISYFPEDDRILFRMDGNGDEIFKIFLKDSSGITRLTPEKNVRALFRGWSKDGKSFFYGSNERDPKYMDHYEMNIADFTSKMIYQNNDGMDFGGMSEDRKYIALTKAITTNDIDLYIMNTETKEKTKINENISGNSPQDFSPDNTSFYYTTDDNAEFSYLMKYNLADGTKEKVAEKNWDINSFYFTRNGKYKVMFTNEDAKTVMNVKESSTDKSVEFPTFENKEISSARFSRDESMAFLNVSGSSTPRNVYAFDVASKEYHQLTDVLNKDINAEHLVASEVVRFKSFDGLEIPAIYYKPKQASAKNKVPALVWVHGGPGGQSRQGFSSQIQYYVNHGYAILAVNNRGSSGYGKTFYKMDDQNHGDKDLKDCVAGKDWLAQQDIIDPNKIGIIGGSYGGYMTMAALTYTPEEFKVGVNIFGVTNWLRTLKSIPPWWESFKEALYTEMGDPNTTDSVRLRQISPLFHTEKVTKPLIVLQGAKDPRVLKVESDEIVAGVKKNGVPVEYVLFEDEGHGFVKKENQIEAYGRILKFLDKYLKESGSEVINDGKSEVKTVESES from the coding sequence ATGAAAAAACTCATCATTTTGGGACTTGGGGTTCTACTACTCCATTCCTGCAAAAAAGAAAAGAAAGAAGAGGTAGCAAAGGCTGTTACAATTGAAGAGTACTCAATTGAGCAATTTATGGATAATGAAAATGCATTTGCTAATGGTTTCTCCAACGACAAGTCCAAAGTGTTGATGACTAGTAACCGTTCTGGTATCTATAATATGTATACAACTTCGGTTAAAGGTGGAGAATTGATTCCTGTCACAAAATCAGATAGCTCTTCTGTTTTTGGAATTTCATATTTCCCCGAAGATGATAGAATACTATTTAGAATGGATGGTAATGGAGATGAAATATTTAAGATTTTCCTAAAAGATAGTTCAGGTATCACACGCCTAACTCCAGAGAAAAACGTAAGAGCATTATTTAGAGGTTGGTCTAAAGATGGCAAAAGCTTTTTCTATGGCAGTAATGAAAGAGATCCTAAGTATATGGATCATTACGAAATGAATATTGCTGATTTCACTTCTAAAATGATCTATCAGAATAATGACGGAATGGATTTTGGCGGAATGTCGGAAGACAGAAAATATATTGCTCTTACCAAAGCAATCACTACCAATGATATCGATCTGTATATCATGAACACGGAGACAAAAGAGAAAACTAAAATCAATGAAAATATAAGTGGTAATAGTCCTCAGGATTTTTCTCCCGATAATACTTCATTCTATTATACTACTGACGACAATGCAGAATTTAGTTATTTAATGAAATACAATCTTGCAGATGGTACTAAAGAAAAAGTAGCAGAAAAGAACTGGGACATCAATTCATTTTATTTTACCAGAAATGGAAAATATAAGGTGATGTTTACTAATGAAGACGCTAAAACCGTGATGAATGTAAAAGAGTCTTCTACTGACAAGTCAGTAGAGTTCCCTACATTCGAAAACAAAGAAATTTCTAGTGCGCGTTTTTCTAGAGATGAGTCTATGGCGTTCTTAAATGTTTCGGGGTCAAGTACTCCAAGAAATGTATACGCTTTTGATGTAGCTTCAAAAGAATATCATCAACTTACAGATGTATTGAATAAAGACATCAATGCCGAGCATTTAGTAGCTTCAGAAGTGGTTCGTTTTAAATCCTTTGATGGGTTAGAAATCCCTGCAATTTATTATAAACCAAAACAAGCATCGGCCAAGAATAAAGTACCCGCCTTGGTTTGGGTACATGGGGGTCCAGGAGGACAATCCAGACAAGGTTTTAGTTCCCAGATTCAGTATTATGTGAATCATGGATATGCGATCTTAGCTGTCAATAATAGAGGAAGTAGTGGTTACGGAAAAACGTTTTACAAAATGGATGACCAGAACCACGGAGACAAAGATCTAAAAGATTGCGTAGCAGGAAAAGATTGGTTAGCACAACAAGATATTATTGATCCAAATAAAATCGGAATTATTGGTGGTTCTTATGGAGGTTATATGACCATGGCAGCCCTTACGTATACGCCAGAGGAATTTAAAGTAGGAGTAAACATCTTTGGAGTAACGAACTGGTTGCGAACCTTAAAAAGTATTCCGCCATGGTGGGAGTCTTTTAAAGAAGCTTTATATACAGAAATGGGAGATCCTAATACTACAGATTCTGTAAGATTACGCCAAATCTCTCCTTTGTTCCATACAGAAAAAGTAACTAAACCATTGATTGTATTACAAGGAGCTAAAGACCCAAGAGTATTAAAAGTAGAATCTGATGAAATTGTAGCAGGAGTTAAGAAAAATGGTGTTCCTGTAGAATATGTATTATTCGAAGATGAAGGACATGGTTTTGTGAAAAAAGAAAATCAGATTGAAGCGTATGGAAGAATCCTAAAATTCTTAGATAAATATCTAAAAGAATCTGGATCAGAAGTCATTAATGATGGGAAATCCGAAGTAAAAACAGTAGAATCAGAATCCTAA
- a CDS encoding VWA domain-containing protein — translation MKEKKGIFKKGFAFKHYEAPEQSPFDKLFDIFQEIITHTSGDLDEALDWMRELDKEYELTNEDYTLDDFIEDLKKKGYIREEIKPDGKGGMSITSKTERAIRQRALDQIFGNLKRSGSGNHRTKYTGRGDEHAGEYRNYQYGDALERISITESLKNAQINHGIGELNLTEDDLVVEETQFKAQMSTVLMIDISHSMILYGEDRITPAKKVAMALAELITTRYPKDTLDILVFGNDAWPIAIKDLPYLQVGPYHTNTVAGLQLAMDMLRRKRNTNKQIFMITDGKPSCLRMPDGQYYKNSNGLDRQIVNKCYMMAQQARKLQIPITTFMIAQDPYLMQFVREFTHANQGKAFYTGLKGLGEMIFEDYETNRKKRIKG, via the coding sequence ATGAAAGAGAAAAAGGGAATTTTTAAAAAAGGATTTGCTTTTAAGCATTATGAAGCTCCAGAACAATCTCCATTTGATAAACTTTTTGATATTTTTCAGGAAATTATCACTCATACTTCAGGGGATCTGGATGAAGCTTTGGATTGGATGCGAGAGCTAGATAAAGAATACGAACTTACTAATGAAGACTACACACTGGATGATTTTATCGAGGATCTTAAGAAAAAAGGATATATCCGAGAGGAAATCAAACCAGATGGAAAAGGAGGTATGTCTATTACGTCTAAAACTGAACGAGCCATCAGGCAAAGAGCATTGGATCAGATTTTCGGAAACCTAAAGCGTAGCGGATCTGGAAATCATAGAACCAAATATACCGGAAGAGGAGACGAGCACGCTGGCGAATATAGAAACTATCAGTATGGAGATGCCTTAGAACGAATATCCATAACCGAAAGTTTAAAGAATGCTCAAATAAACCACGGAATTGGAGAATTGAATCTTACGGAAGATGATCTTGTGGTAGAGGAGACGCAGTTCAAAGCCCAGATGAGTACTGTATTGATGATCGATATTAGCCATAGTATGATTTTATACGGAGAAGATCGTATCACGCCAGCTAAAAAAGTGGCTATGGCACTTGCAGAACTTATCACAACAAGATATCCTAAAGATACCTTGGATATTCTTGTATTTGGTAACGACGCCTGGCCAATAGCGATTAAAGATTTACCATATTTACAGGTAGGGCCATATCATACTAATACAGTCGCGGGATTACAGCTAGCCATGGATATGTTAAGAAGAAAGCGTAATACAAACAAGCAAATTTTTATGATTACTGATGGTAAACCGAGTTGCCTGAGAATGCCAGATGGTCAATATTATAAGAATAGTAATGGATTAGATCGCCAAATTGTAAACAAGTGTTATATGATGGCACAGCAAGCCAGAAAATTACAGATACCGATTACAACTTTTATGATTGCGCAAGATCCATACCTGATGCAGTTTGTAAGAGAATTTACACATGCGAATCAGGGTAAAGCTTTTTACACAGGTTTAAAAGGATTAGGAGAGATGATTTTTGAAGATTACGAAACCAATAGAAAAAAAAGAATTAAAGGATAA
- a CDS encoding magnesium chelatase, with the protein MNTSTITTFGQLKESGYKSKSIKDELRDNLRSKISNKETTFTGIHGYENTVIPELERAILSRHNINLLGLRGQAKTRLARQMINLLDEWIPIVEGSEINDDPYHPISRYAINLIKEKGDETPISWIHRNDRFAEKLATPDVTVADIIGDVDPIKAANLKLSYADDRVIHFGMIPRANRCIFVINELPDLQARIQVALFNILQEGDIQIRGFKLRLPLDMQFVFTANPEDYTNRGSIVTPLKDRIGSQILTHYPETIEIAKTITQQEAQLDSRQSNLVYVPDLAKDLLEQISFQARESEFVDSKSGVSARMSITAYENLLSTAEYRALKSGDEQTLLRLSDFMGVVPAITGKVELVYEGEQEGAASVAHNLISDSIKTLFPEYFPKIERLEKESERSPYQELIDWFFEQSGFELLDEIPETEYIKKLDEIKPLNDLIKSYQEDIDKKDSYFMKEFLLWGLVEHKKLSKYRLSEGFRFKDLYGSYINDL; encoded by the coding sequence ATGAATACAAGTACAATAACGACATTTGGACAATTAAAGGAATCAGGATATAAAAGTAAAAGCATAAAAGATGAACTTAGAGATAATTTAAGGTCTAAGATTAGTAATAAAGAGACCACTTTTACAGGAATCCATGGATATGAAAACACGGTAATTCCAGAGTTGGAGCGGGCAATTTTATCACGGCATAATATTAATTTATTGGGATTAAGAGGTCAAGCAAAAACTCGTTTGGCCAGACAGATGATCAATTTGCTGGATGAATGGATTCCTATTGTAGAAGGATCAGAGATTAATGATGATCCATATCACCCGATATCCAGATATGCTATTAATTTAATTAAAGAAAAAGGAGATGAAACTCCAATAAGTTGGATACATAGGAATGATCGTTTTGCAGAAAAGCTAGCAACACCGGATGTAACTGTAGCTGATATTATTGGAGATGTAGATCCAATTAAAGCGGCGAATCTAAAATTGAGTTATGCAGATGATAGAGTGATTCACTTTGGAATGATTCCCAGAGCCAATCGCTGTATTTTTGTGATTAATGAGTTACCTGATTTACAGGCGCGTATCCAGGTAGCATTGTTTAATATCTTACAAGAAGGCGATATCCAGATAAGAGGATTTAAGCTTCGTTTACCATTAGACATGCAATTTGTATTTACTGCTAATCCCGAGGATTATACGAATAGAGGTAGTATTGTAACACCCTTAAAAGATAGAATAGGTTCTCAGATCCTTACGCATTATCCAGAAACTATAGAAATTGCTAAGACCATTACACAACAAGAGGCACAATTAGACTCTAGACAAAGCAATTTGGTTTACGTACCGGATTTGGCTAAGGATTTATTAGAACAGATTAGTTTCCAAGCTAGAGAAAGTGAGTTTGTTGATTCTAAAAGTGGGGTGAGTGCAAGAATGAGTATTACTGCATACGAGAATTTATTAAGTACCGCAGAATATAGAGCATTAAAATCTGGAGACGAACAAACATTGTTAAGACTAAGTGATTTTATGGGTGTTGTCCCTGCAATTACTGGTAAAGTAGAGCTTGTGTATGAAGGAGAACAAGAAGGTGCAGCATCTGTAGCACATAATTTGATTTCGGATTCGATTAAAACATTGTTTCCTGAATACTTTCCTAAAATCGAGCGATTAGAAAAAGAAAGTGAAAGAAGTCCTTATCAAGAATTGATTGATTGGTTTTTCGAGCAAAGCGGTTTTGAGCTTTTAGATGAAATTCCTGAAACGGAATACATAAAAAAGCTAGATGAAATTAAACCACTAAATGACCTTATAAAAAGCTACCAAGAAGATATTGATAAAAAAGATAGTTATTTTATGAAGGAATTCTTGTTATGGGGATTAGTAGAGCATAAAAAACTAAGTAAATATAGATTGTCTGAAGGGTTCAGATTTAAGGATTTATACGGTAGTTATATCAATGATTTATAG